The stretch of DNA CTTTTTTTAGAGCTTCACCTGCTCGCTAAAAAGAACAAATTCAAATGGGTAAAGGATGAAGTGCTAGATGTTATGCAAACCCAGAAATATCAACAAAAGGTAAATTTAAAACAATCTTTTGATGCTGTGATTTGGATCAAAGAAGTTACCCACCCTATTTATGTAATAGACAGTAAATACCATTATAAAAATCGCCGCTAACAGCATCAAAAAAAGAACAACCAAAACCAATGAAAAACAACATACTAGACTATTCACAACCTCAAGAAGCAAACATCTATACCCAAAAAGCCTTTAAATACTTTGGCTATTCTGGTTTACTATTCAGTATTGCTCTATTGGGAATTATTGGTCAAATCACCCTAGTTCTTGGGTCTGAAATAATGATTTTTATAGTTGGTCTTCCCTTGCTTTCTATTTCAATTACAAGCACAATAGGCTTAAAAAATGCGCTGACCAGTTTCTTAAAAAAAGAACCCCCTCAATCCAAAAAGTACATTGGACTTATTGGGAATTTTATTTTTTTCTTTTTCTTCTTGTTTTTAATCTTCGCCAATTTAGTAGATGTTTTTCATTTTGCTAATTAATGCGGTAAAAGGATCGGACGAATCCCTCTCTTTCGACAAAACAACAAACAGCTCCACCTAGCCACAAACAATTCATTTACAAGCAACTAATATTCTTTGTAATTATTGCAATAGTCTATCCTTTTTACAATCTTAGCATAAAATTTGAACAACACTTCTATAGAAAAACAATAATTACTGGCTATATCCTATAACATTCCCCTATTATATACCTTAAAAATTATTGACTATGCGCTACAAAAGATGGCTAACCCAACGTATACATGAACTTGAATCTAATGCTAACATTATTGAGACAAAACAAGGAATAGTTGAATATCAAATAAGAGGCAATGCCCCCTTTTTGCTATTTTTTCATCCAGGAAATGGCGGTTACGATCAAAGTTTCTTAAATAACCATTTGCTAGAAGCAGGCTTTGGTTGCATCAGCTTTTCAAGACCAGGCTACCTCAGAACGCCCCTTTCTACTGGCAAAACCTTTGCAGAACAAGCCGATGTTGCAGCAGCATTATTAGAACAACTAAACATTCCAACAGTAGCTGTTCATGGAGCATCAATGGGCGGAGCCGCTGCGATTCAGTTTGCTGCTCGACATCCTGAACGAACGACAGCACTCTTATTAACCAGTGCTATATCCACCATATATCCCTACGTTTTTCCATTTTGGGCACGCTTTATGACAGGATCGGACTTCGGTTCGTGGCTCTCGCTCCTATTGCTTAAAAAATTTCCTCAAGTCGTACTAAAAGAAGCGTTGAAACTATCTAGCACCTACAGCAAAGCAGAAGTACAGCAAGAAATAGAAAAAACAATCGATCAGTCCGAAAAATTAGATTTTTTTTATAAAATGACACACAGTACGACTCCTGCAAAATTACGTAAAGCTGGAATTTTTAACGATTTGAAACAGTGTGATCACATAAAAAAAGTACCACTACCACTGCATAAAATTACGTGCCCTACACTAATTGTTCATGGGGATTCAGATGGAGATGTAACTTTTTCACATGCTGAATATTCAAAGCAGCAAATAGCCAACTCAGAACTGCTTACCCTTAAAGACGCTTACCACTTGGTTTGGCTAAGTGATTGGGCTCCTAAAATGAATCAGGCTCAAATTGAGTTTTTACAAAAGTATCATATCGAACAATAAGATACGGTAACAAAAAATAGCCCCAGAAAATTTTGGGGCTACCTATAAATGCCATAAAAGCATCTTATTGCTTGCAAAACTTAGGATCGAAGTCCTTGC from Aureispira anguillae encodes:
- a CDS encoding alpha/beta fold hydrolase; this translates as MRYKRWLTQRIHELESNANIIETKQGIVEYQIRGNAPFLLFFHPGNGGYDQSFLNNHLLEAGFGCISFSRPGYLRTPLSTGKTFAEQADVAAALLEQLNIPTVAVHGASMGGAAAIQFAARHPERTTALLLTSAISTIYPYVFPFWARFMTGSDFGSWLSLLLLKKFPQVVLKEALKLSSTYSKAEVQQEIEKTIDQSEKLDFFYKMTHSTTPAKLRKAGIFNDLKQCDHIKKVPLPLHKITCPTLIVHGDSDGDVTFSHAEYSKQQIANSELLTLKDAYHLVWLSDWAPKMNQAQIEFLQKYHIEQ